Proteins from a genomic interval of Desulfosporosinus sp. Sb-LF:
- a CDS encoding YlbF family regulator codes for MDQLDEIMQKSTELGKSIALTPIYKEFKKAEYDLLHNPEARKLVEDLQKLQQDHYRKRMSGIELSKEELDKMKEMEETCIRDKQVFFSNNANTKFQEFMEQISGKIKDGIKSVE; via the coding sequence ATGGATCAACTTGATGAGATTATGCAAAAGAGTACAGAACTCGGTAAATCGATTGCATTAACACCCATATATAAAGAATTCAAGAAGGCAGAGTATGATCTGCTTCATAATCCGGAAGCGCGCAAATTAGTTGAAGATCTGCAAAAATTACAACAGGACCACTATCGCAAGAGAATGTCAGGAATTGAATTGAGTAAAGAAGAACTTGATAAAATGAAAGAAATGGAAGAGACCTGTATTAGAGACAAACAAGTCTTTTTTTCTAATAATGCTAATACAAAATTCCAGGAGTTTATGGAACAGATCTCTGGAAAGATAAAAGATGGAATTAAGAGCGTTGAATAA